In Candidatus Omnitrophota bacterium, the genomic stretch CACACATGGCTCTTCTTGCGGCTTCTCGTGCCTTTCCAAATACAGGAAGAAGTATAGCCGCCAGCATTCCAACAATTACTATTACTACGAGAAGTTCTATTAGAGTAAAGGCTTTTTTATTCATGTTTTAAGTATACCTCACGGAAGGCGGATTGGCAAAGTGTATAATGTGGCGTAGTTAACATAATCAGGGTCTGACCCCAATAACACACTGACCCCAATAACACACAAGTATACCTCACAGAAGGCGGGTTGGCAAGGTGATGGTAGACGGGGCGGGTAAAGGTTAATTGTTAATTATTCGGTCGTGTTAGGGAAATAATATACGGGCCTTTCGGGATAGTCACCCTGCCTTGTCTGGTCCAAATCATTATAGTATAAATACGGTCCTTTTACATGCCCATCTACAAAAAGCACCATAACAGGAGTGTTTGGAGAAACAGAACCCTTTCCGCCATGCCCAGGGTTCGTACTAGGCATACACATTTCCAAATAGACTTTACTTCTAGGTGAAGTTATTGTGGATAGAGGTCTTTGCGTGGCAGGAGATCCAAATGCAAGGATACTCCAATTGCAGGAATAAGAGTTTCCCCAAGCGGCAAAATTCGTTTTATCACCAGAGGATGCTTTTGTATCATCGGGACAATGAAAAATCTCCGCAGAACTAGTATTATCTACATCAAGGTAACGGTTTAGAGGTCGCATAGTAGCAGTGTAGGTTTCATATCCTAGGGAGCTCCCAGCCTTGCCGCCAAATGAGGCGACACCGCATCCAACACCACTTGGCGGATCACCAGCTTTCGGAAAACACTCATTATGGTCATCGAGGTACAGATACCACGCAATCCCATGCTGACGAAGGTTATTGGCACACTGTGCACGCCGTGCACCTTCCCTTGCCCTGCCCATAACAGGTACTATTAAAGCCGCAAGAATACCGATAATTACTATCACGACAAGAAGTTCGATTAAGGTAAATGCTTTTTTATTCATAGCATTAGTCATTATTCGGATGGGGATTAATAAGCGGTACCTTTTAAGGTTTCGGCGTATTTTTGAGCGCTCACCGCGGCTTGGGCGCCTTCCCCTGTTGCGACGACTATCTGCTGCAGAGCCCTGTTGCGCACGTCTCCGCATGCAAAGATACCCTCCGTGGACGTCTGCATATTATTATCGGTAAGTATATAACCGCTTTCATCTGTCTTCGTCTTGTCTTTCAGAAGAAGGCTGTTCGGGTCTACCCCTATAAAAATAAAGGCGCCCTGGCATGCTATTTCTTTTTCTTTGCCGTCACGGACATCTTTTATTTTTACGCCGCTTACAACTTTATCGCCTTCTATTGATGTGACAACCGAGTTAAGCGAGAGATTTATCTTTTTGTTCTTAAAAAGCGCTTCCTGAAGGATTTTGGCGGCACGCAGGCGATCCCGCCGGTGGATCAGTGTAACCTCATTGGCAAATTTCGTGAGATATATCCCCTCTTCAACTGCCTTGTCTCCTCCGCCGACGACCACTACTTTCTTATTTCTGAACATCGGCCCGTCGCAGGTGGCACAATAGGATACACCTCTTCCCGCAAATTTTTCCTCGCCGGGTACGCCAAGATGTTTCCATGTGGCCCCTGCCGCCAATATGACTGAAAGCGTTTTATATTCGCTGCCGCTTTCTGTAATGACTTTAAAATTTTTTGCCGGGCCTTTTTCTTCTTTTATCTCGATGACATTATCCTCTCTTATGGCAAGCCCTATACTTAACGCCTGCTCTTTCATCCTGTTTATCAGTTCAAGTCCTGTTATTCCTTCCGGAAATCCGGGATAATTTTCTATCCTTTCGGTAAGAAGTACCTGGCCGCCCGGTAAATACCGTTCCAAAAGCACCGTATTCATCGCGGCCCTTTTAGCGTAAAGCCCGGCTGTCAATCCGGCCGGCCCTCCGCCTATTATAACTATGTCGTATATATTTTCACTCATCTTTTATTTTCCAGTGAATATTTTGATATCTTTGCCGGCGGCTTTAGGGGATAATCTCCCGTAAAACATGCCACGCAAAAGGAATCCTTCGGCAATAACATGGCGTTCAGCATGCCTTCCAGGCTGATATAGCCAAGTGAATCTACGCCTATAAACTCTCCTATCTCTTTAACGGACCGGTTTGACGCTATCAGCTCCCTCTTTGTCGGAAAGTCTATGCCGTAATAACAGGGGAATTTTATCGGCGGCGAACTTATGCGCATATGGATCTCTTTGGCGCCGGCTTCGCGGAGCGCCTTTACCCTGCCGCGGCTCGTTGTCCCCCGCACGATGGAATCTTCCACCACGGTTACCCTTTTATCCTTAAGGACATCTTTTATCGGGTTCAATTTTACTTTAACGCTAAAATCTCTCAGGTGCTGAGACGGCTGGATAAATGTCCTGCCTATATAATGGTTTCTTATAATGCCGACGCCGTAAGGTATCTTCGCTACCTCCGCGAAACCCAGCGCCGCATGATTTCCGGAATCGGGGATCGGCATGATAAAATCACATTTCTTTCCTGCGGGGCATTCGCGGGCAAGATTCGCGCCAAGCTGCCTTCTAGTCAGATACACATTTTTGCCGAAGATATTGCTGTCGGGCCGCGCAAAATATATATATTCAAATATACACATCGCTGTCTTCTTTTTCGGAAAAGGCTTTATCGACTCAAGGCCGTCTTTCGTAATAAACAATATTTCCCCGGGCTCTACTTCCCTCACATATTTTGCGCGGATGAGGTCAAGCGCGCAGGTCTCGCTCGCCAGGACATAGGCCCCGTCTACTTTACCTAAACAAAGCGGCCGCCAGCCGTAAGGGTCTCTCGCGCCCACCAGTACATCGTTCATCATGAGAACTAGCGAATACGCCCCTTCAAGATGCGACAGCGCCCATACAATGTTCTCTTTATAGTCTTTTTTGTTCGCCCGCGCCAGAAGATGCGCTATTATTTCAGAGTCCATAGATGTCTGGAAGATCGAGCCTTTCTCCTCCATAGCGCGCTTTAGATTTAAAACGTTAGTGAGGTTTCCGTTGTGCGCTATCGCTATGTGGCCTCTCATATGATTTACCAAAAAAGGCTGGATATTGGAGACGTGGCTTGAACCGGTGGTGGAATAGCGGACATGGCCGATAGCGAGACTTCCGCGAAGCGAGCGTATCTTCTCCTCGTCGAACACCTCGCCCACAAGGCCCATGCCTTTATGGTGCCTCACTTTTTTACCGTCATAAGAAAATATGCCGGCACTCTCTTCGCCGCGGTGCTGAAGGGCGTAGAGGCCCAGATAAGTAAGCCTTGCCGCTTCTTTATGGCCCGCTATACCGAATATACCGCACATAAAATTACCCCCGAAAAATAGATCCTATTCGACCTTAACAGTAATGCGTGTCGCCACGAGCTCTCCGAATGGATCTTCATAATAAACAATGATAACTTTGTCGCCCATATCAAGCTCTTCAAACCCTATGCCCTCAATACCGTCGGTGATTTTTGCTTCTTCAGACACTAAGAAGGTAGTCTGGTCATAGCCTCTTCCCACCGGATCCCGCAGCCATCTTACTTCTATGGTTTGGGCTACGGTATCCTTAGTGACTATTTCGCCATTGAGGGTTTTCATATCCTTTTTCGGAGGCTGCACCGCGCAATAAGACGTCATGGTGACGGCCAGCCCCACGAGCATTACGACAATGACTATAAGCGCCTTTTTCATCTTCCCATCCTTTAATCTTTAACTATTACATTTTTTACCGTAAGCGTATCGCCGTCTTCATAATAATCGACCATTACATGGGCGCCGACTTCGAGATCCATCAACCATATATTGTCGCCGCCTTTCATTATCCTCGCATTCTGTGGAACATAAAATGTCTCCTCGTTATATTCTATCACCCCCGGCGTATTAAGCCATTTTACGGTGATAGACGAGTCTTCCCAGTCCGCCGATACTATATTGCCGTCTATGGTCCTTATTGTTTGATCATCCTCTCCGCAATAAGACGGAACGGCCATAATCAATGCCGTCGCTATTACGGCGCAAATAACTAACGATATCTTATTCAATATTTCCTCCTCTCAAATTATGCGTGAGGCCTGAATATGCGTTTTAGGGAATCGCCGAGCCGATTTTTGTGTATTTCTCTGGCTATAACGCCCTTCAGTAAAACCGGACCGGAAATAAAAAAAGATACGACTTCGGGAAAAGTAAGAAATCCTACGGTTGCGAATTTCCACCCCAGGTGAAGCAGTTTACCGGGCGTATAGAAAGAAAATTTTATCTTCCTGTGTATTTTTTTCAACGCGTCGTGGCTGTAAGTATCCGAATAAAGCTGGCCTCTGTCGGTAAGATGATACCCTGGAGTTTTTGCCACAACTTCTCTAAGGGGCGAATATTTATCCACCCTCAGCCTGCTGAAAGCCACCGAATCAACGCCTATTTCTCTGGCAAATTTTGCGATATACAGCATCTCCTCTTCGGTCTCGCCTATATTGCCGTAGATAAAATTGCCGTGATAGAGAATTGGATATTTCGTAAGTACCGAAAAGTATTTCCTTATCTCCGCCTGGTTGAAGCCTTTATTAAAACTGGCAAGTATGCGGTCATGCGGCGATTCTATGCCCACTAATATCATTTTGAATCCGGCCTTAACCGCTTTTTCCAAAAGCTCAGGGTGGCGGGCTACATCAATACGCGCCTGCGCCAAAAAACGTTTCTTTATTTTACGTTTTACGATTAAATCGCAGATCTCGCCGGACCTTTTGGTGTCGGTAAAAAAGTTATCATCGCTAAAAAGTATGAAATCCGCGTTTGTTCCTTCTATTTCTTTGACGACGCTTTCAGGGGCGCGTCCCGCGTAGTCGCGTTTCTGGCCGAGCGGATTCAGGCTAAACGTGCAAAATTTACAATTGTAAGGGCACCCTCTTGAACTTAATATCGTGTCGAACGACGTATTCGCCACCCGTACGCCGTTTGCTATTATATGGTAATTATTGCGCCTCATGCTGCGATCCGGAGGTGTTATGGTATTTATATCGGGCAGGGGCCTATTGTTATTGTGGATTACTTTACCGTCTTTTCTATAAGAAATGCCGAGAGTGGTTTCAGGAGGGTTGCCGTTCAGGATGTCCCTTATCGTCTCCTCGCCCTCGCCTCTCACAATAATATCTACTTTTGGGCAATTTTCGAAAATCTCCTCAACGCATTCTGTTGCCTTATAGCCTCCCACAATAAGAGGTATATCATCAGGCATTAAATTTAAGAGGTCGCAGACCTTTTCAAAATCGCGGTTCCATGTAATGCTGACTCCCACAAAATCTACTTCTTTCCGTACAAAATCCAGGAGTTTTTCGGTATCGCATACTTCCTTATCGTATCTTAAGTCAAGGAGCGTCAGTTTGCCGGCCAGATTTCTGGCACTTGTTGCCACGTATTCAAGCCCAGTAGGCGGAAACATACCTATCGCGGTTGATGATGCGCTCCGCATATAGGGGTTTAAAAATAAAGCGTGCTTATATTTCATATTTTCTCTCTATTTGGCGGCACTATCTAACTTTTGTTTCATTATACACCGTGCAGTTATTGAAGTCAATGGAAAAGCACGCTTACGAATACCCCGCAAATGGATGCAACCCTCTTTTAACCTGTTGGTGAAAGTATAGACTGCATAAAAACCATGTTACATTCAATTTCCTGCCGCGCCATGCCCGCAGTAAAATGGAGGGCAAGCTATAAAACCGCCTTAATCCCTGCCAATAGTGTTCCTCGAATTCGGCCGTGGACATTTGTTTCGTCCGGATGGCAGGATGAAAAAAATCATATAAGGAATAATTTTCATGGGTCAGGCGATTATCTTTCTTAAAATCATCGTAACACGCCGTCCCGGGTATGGGAGTAAGCATCCAGGGAATAATAGCATCTATGTTCAGCTCTATCGACTGCTCTATTGTGCGGTCGATTATCTCTGCCGTATCATGATCCATCCCGAAAATAAGGCTGGCAAAGAGATCCATGCCTGCTTCTTTAAAGCCGTTCACAACATCTTTGAAATCAAGCCGAGCGCTTTGATGCTTATCGATTGAAACCAGATTATTTTTGTCGATCGATTCAATTCCCACAAAGGCGGTCCGGCAGCCGCTTTCGGCGGCCAGTCGCAACAGTTCGGGGCTTTCGATCATCCTGCTTTCAAATTGTCCGAGCCACTGGATCCCCAGCGGCTTTATGGCCTGAAATAATTCCCGGGCCCGCGCAGGGTTTATAGCAATATTGTCATCCGTAAACATTATATGTTTTGCTCCCTGATATTTTATCTCATCAACGACTTCGCCGATGGGACGATAGCGCATCTTCTTCCCGAAATAACGCGTTACGAGGCAAAAGCTACAGTTATGCGGACAACCTCTGCTTGTCTCGATCAGCACAAGAGGATCTTTTGCGTTTACAAAAGACCTCATATATTTTTTCATATTAAGCAGGTCGAAGCGCGCCGGAGGTAAGCCCGAAAGCTCGGGAGGGGTGGCGCATTCATAACGCCTTTTTAATTGCCCTGCCTCAAAATCATGCAGAATCTCCTGCCATGTTTCGTCCACTTCTCCGATGATAAAAGATTCAAAGGCGCCGCTTTCTTCTACCATATTGCGAAGTGAGAATGCTCCGACACCCCCGATAAGAGAAGGCACTCCGCGTTTTTGGAATTCTTTGGCGATATCTATGGCGCGCGGTATATGACGAAGCATGCCGGTTAACGCAACCAGATCCACATCTTCATCGAAGGTCAAATCATCCATTAATTCATCGATGATCCGCGTTTCGTAGCTTCGCGGCGTCAAAGCTGCAAGATATGGAAGCGTGCGCGAGGGAACAAACGATTTCCTGCTTTTTATCAAGCGGTTTTGGCTATCGTAGGACGAAGGATAGATGAAAAGTATTTTTTTCTTGCTCATAGTAATCTCCGTCTCTGATTATACGCCTTTTTGTGAAATATGCAAAATAAAAACGCGGCTTAAAAATGCCGCGTTTTATTTGGTACCGGTGTTTATAAAAATATATTTTTAACGTTTCTAGTCGTCTTCTTTACGTTTTTCTTTCTTCATCTTATGCATCTTTTCCCCATGCTTATTCTTTGACATTTTCTCCAACTTTTTTGCCAGCTCGGGATTCGACTGCTTAAGGGCTGCCGCAGAGTCGGACAGGAGTTTTTCCCTGGCTTCATAACGATCCTTTTGTTCTTTCCACTCCTGCATCATTTTTGTTTTTTCATCCGCACACTTATTCAACCCTATTGCCAGCTCGGGATTTGTTTTTTGTAGAACAGCTGCCGAGTCTTTTAATACCTTTACCTTGGCCTCACACTTCTCTTGCCACTCTTTGTCATCTTCCGCTAACAATGGATAGGACAAAGCCACTATCA encodes the following:
- a CDS encoding B12-binding domain-containing radical SAM protein, which translates into the protein MSKKKILFIYPSSYDSQNRLIKSRKSFVPSRTLPYLAALTPRSYETRIIDELMDDLTFDEDVDLVALTGMLRHIPRAIDIAKEFQKRGVPSLIGGVGAFSLRNMVEESGAFESFIIGEVDETWQEILHDFEAGQLKRRYECATPPELSGLPPARFDLLNMKKYMRSFVNAKDPLVLIETSRGCPHNCSFCLVTRYFGKKMRYRPIGEVVDEIKYQGAKHIMFTDDNIAINPARARELFQAIKPLGIQWLGQFESRMIESPELLRLAAESGCRTAFVGIESIDKNNLVSIDKHQSARLDFKDVVNGFKEAGMDLFASLIFGMDHDTAEIIDRTIEQSIELNIDAIIPWMLTPIPGTACYDDFKKDNRLTHENYSLYDFFHPAIRTKQMSTAEFEEHYWQGLRRFYSLPSILLRAWRGRKLNVTWFLCSLYFHQQVKRGLHPFAGYS
- a CDS encoding DUF1559 domain-containing protein; protein product: MTNAMNKKAFTLIELLVVIVIIGILAALIVPVMGRAREGARRAQCANNLRQHGIAWYLYLDDHNECFPKAGDPPSGVGCGVASFGGKAGSSLGYETYTATMRPLNRYLDVDNTSSAEIFHCPDDTKASSGDKTNFAAWGNSYSCNWSILAFGSPATQRPLSTITSPRSKVYLEMCMPSTNPGHGGKGSVSPNTPVMVLFVDGHVKGPYLYYNDLDQTRQGDYPERPVYYFPNTTE
- a CDS encoding B12-binding domain-containing radical SAM protein, whose translation is MKYKHALFLNPYMRSASSTAIGMFPPTGLEYVATSARNLAGKLTLLDLRYDKEVCDTEKLLDFVRKEVDFVGVSITWNRDFEKVCDLLNLMPDDIPLIVGGYKATECVEEIFENCPKVDIIVRGEGEETIRDILNGNPPETTLGISYRKDGKVIHNNNRPLPDINTITPPDRSMRRNNYHIIANGVRVANTSFDTILSSRGCPYNCKFCTFSLNPLGQKRDYAGRAPESVVKEIEGTNADFILFSDDNFFTDTKRSGEICDLIVKRKIKKRFLAQARIDVARHPELLEKAVKAGFKMILVGIESPHDRILASFNKGFNQAEIRKYFSVLTKYPILYHGNFIYGNIGETEEEMLYIAKFAREIGVDSVAFSRLRVDKYSPLREVVAKTPGYHLTDRGQLYSDTYSHDALKKIHRKIKFSFYTPGKLLHLGWKFATVGFLTFPEVVSFFISGPVLLKGVIAREIHKNRLGDSLKRIFRPHA
- a CDS encoding amidophosphoribosyltransferase, whose translation is MCGIFGIAGHKEAARLTYLGLYALQHRGEESAGIFSYDGKKVRHHKGMGLVGEVFDEEKIRSLRGSLAIGHVRYSTTGSSHVSNIQPFLVNHMRGHIAIAHNGNLTNVLNLKRAMEEKGSIFQTSMDSEIIAHLLARANKKDYKENIVWALSHLEGAYSLVLMMNDVLVGARDPYGWRPLCLGKVDGAYVLASETCALDLIRAKYVREVEPGEILFITKDGLESIKPFPKKKTAMCIFEYIYFARPDSNIFGKNVYLTRRQLGANLARECPAGKKCDFIMPIPDSGNHAALGFAEVAKIPYGVGIIRNHYIGRTFIQPSQHLRDFSVKVKLNPIKDVLKDKRVTVVEDSIVRGTTSRGRVKALREAGAKEIHMRISSPPIKFPCYYGIDFPTKRELIASNRSVKEIGEFIGVDSLGYISLEGMLNAMLLPKDSFCVACFTGDYPLKPPAKISKYSLENKR
- a CDS encoding type II secretion system GspH family protein, whose protein sequence is MNKKAFTLIELLVVIVIVGMLAAILLPVFGKAREAARRAMC
- the trxB gene encoding thioredoxin-disulfide reductase; protein product: MSENIYDIVIIGGGPAGLTAGLYAKRAAMNTVLLERYLPGGQVLLTERIENYPGFPEGITGLELINRMKEQALSIGLAIREDNVIEIKEEKGPAKNFKVITESGSEYKTLSVILAAGATWKHLGVPGEEKFAGRGVSYCATCDGPMFRNKKVVVVGGGDKAVEEGIYLTKFANEVTLIHRRDRLRAAKILQEALFKNKKINLSLNSVVTSIEGDKVVSGVKIKDVRDGKEKEIACQGAFIFIGVDPNSLLLKDKTKTDESGYILTDNNMQTSTEGIFACGDVRNRALQQIVVATGEGAQAAVSAQKYAETLKGTAY